A stretch of Lactiplantibacillus brownii DNA encodes these proteins:
- a CDS encoding WxL domain-containing protein: MKKSLGLAAVFGVAVLLALPVTGQAAAIDNNSGMTTAEVGLTQDPNGQIMLTQAPSFNFGSGVLTAEEMTLTPVTTDELTVANPSLNTGWRVEVSATPFVDDDTSFTLNSTDFTINGIVSPEDTKNPSVYPTNFSVDVNPKPQVVLQAEKNTGLGIWHDSYSEGNATLTVPGGNQPGSYSSTMTWTLSSLPEE, encoded by the coding sequence ATGAAAAAAAGTTTGGGCTTAGCAGCAGTATTTGGTGTCGCCGTGTTGTTGGCATTACCTGTGACGGGACAGGCAGCGGCGATTGATAATAATAGTGGTATGACCACAGCCGAAGTTGGGTTAACTCAAGATCCAAATGGTCAGATCATGTTGACACAAGCGCCTAGTTTTAATTTTGGTTCCGGAGTACTTACTGCGGAAGAGATGACGCTTACTCCAGTGACTACTGATGAGCTTACTGTGGCAAATCCTAGTTTGAACACTGGTTGGCGTGTTGAGGTATCTGCGACACCATTTGTGGATGACGACACAAGTTTTACGTTAAATTCAACTGATTTTACTATTAATGGCATTGTAAGCCCTGAAGATACTAAAAATCCTTCAGTTTATCCGACTAACTTTTCAGTGGATGTAAATCCGAAGCCACAGGTAGTTCTTCAAGCTGAAAAAAATACAGGATTGGGTATTTGGCATGATTCATATTCAGAGGGTAATGCCACTTTGACAGTTCCAGGTGGTAACCAGCCTGGTAGTTATTCTTCGACAATGACTTGGACATTGTCTAGTTTACCGGAAGAATAA
- a CDS encoding WxL domain-containing protein, producing MKKSLGLTAVFGVVMLLAVPVTGQAETIDNNSNTTKAVVGLTQDPDSKVELTNAPSFDFGSTVLTAKGFTPEATIKDDIVVANPGFATGWRVDVSMGPFITSDGSDTIKNSLFSIDMGTVTREESSNNSAPPASFSVDPNENPKPIFQAVENEGLGVWHTSYSAKDIRLEIPAGNVSGDYSATMTWTLAEFPAE from the coding sequence ATGAAAAAAAGTTTAGGGTTAACGGCAGTATTTGGTGTCGTGATGTTGTTAGCGGTACCTGTGACGGGACAAGCAGAGACAATTGATAATAATAGTAATACGACTAAAGCTGTCGTCGGACTAACTCAAGATCCAGATAGTAAGGTTGAATTGACTAATGCGCCTAGTTTCGATTTTGGTTCAACAGTACTTACTGCGAAAGGTTTTACGCCTGAAGCAACTATCAAGGATGATATTGTTGTGGCGAATCCTGGTTTTGCCACTGGTTGGAGAGTTGACGTGTCGATGGGACCATTTATAACATCGGACGGCTCAGATACAATAAAAAATTCTTTATTTTCTATTGATATGGGCACTGTAACTCGTGAGGAGTCTAGTAATAATTCAGCGCCACCAGCTAGTTTTTCAGTGGACCCAAATGAGAATCCAAAGCCAATTTTTCAAGCTGTAGAAAATGAAGGGCTGGGTGTTTGGCATACTTCATACTCAGCTAAAGATATCCGTCTAGAAATTCCGGCGGGTAATGTTTCTGGTGATTATTCTGCAACAATGACTTGGACATTAGCTGAATTTCCAGCAGAATAA
- a CDS encoding WxL domain-containing protein, which yields MRRSKYWILLAVTGGLFVGWFVSPNPVQALTTQATVQLTRKSESSVVNPIVKPPTTATSTGSKDSLTIDVVSDLQFQTQATTQASTLLPTVSAVMVQVSDRRAQPSGWQLTVRPSGLSQGSKVLQSQLQWPIDGDLRTTNGNVSRPPRQVSPGKLINRQANPLLVAKTGQGLESWALVMPTKTAPVSLRLPAQNLTAGRYRGTLVWQLVSAPID from the coding sequence TTGAGACGAAGTAAGTACTGGATCTTACTGGCAGTCACTGGTGGCTTGTTCGTTGGTTGGTTTGTATCACCCAATCCGGTGCAAGCTTTGACAACGCAAGCGACGGTTCAACTGACCCGTAAAAGTGAGTCATCCGTGGTTAATCCGATTGTCAAGCCGCCAACGACGGCAACGTCGACTGGTTCGAAAGACAGTTTAACAATTGATGTTGTCAGTGATTTACAATTTCAAACCCAGGCGACCACGCAAGCCAGTACCTTATTACCGACCGTATCAGCGGTTATGGTACAAGTGTCTGATCGACGCGCACAACCATCTGGGTGGCAGTTGACGGTGCGGCCTTCTGGATTGTCTCAGGGAAGTAAAGTATTGCAAAGTCAATTACAGTGGCCGATTGATGGTGATTTACGGACGACCAATGGTAATGTGAGTCGGCCACCACGTCAGGTCAGTCCGGGAAAGTTGATCAATCGACAAGCCAATCCATTATTGGTTGCTAAAACTGGTCAAGGGTTGGAATCTTGGGCATTGGTCATGCCAACTAAAACTGCACCGGTTAGTTTACGACTGCCAGCACAAAATTTGACGGCTGGCAGGTATCGAGGAACCTTAGTTTGGCAATTGGTTAGTGCCCCAATTGACTGA
- a CDS encoding DUF916 and DUF3324 domain-containing protein: protein MKRWLIGILAGVSLIIGGVTAQAESNHFSAQAVLPDNQVDKDVSYFDLLVKPAQTQSVTVRINNGDTKAHEYDVHTYLAATSDDGHVIYNDTGKHPDQSLQYNLVRATTPVKTLTVAANKSVLVNLKIKVPAKKFPGVALGAIAVVQHVTTDKHKKVVSVQNQFGYTIGLQLRETAKLTVKPKLNLLAAGAKQVDYRNYITAKLQNSRAVMVHDLKVTGYVTKVGQSKQLLKTTKSKLAMAPNSHFNYNLGDGTKQLAAGNYVMHIKANSEKGKYHWTLSRPFTITRKTANKLNQTSAYKPEKTTNWTLVAILAGVIIILIGLLIWVLMKNRRRNS, encoded by the coding sequence GTGAAACGTTGGTTAATTGGAATTTTAGCAGGAGTTAGTTTAATTATAGGTGGCGTCACTGCACAGGCCGAAAGTAATCATTTTAGTGCTCAGGCGGTTTTACCGGACAATCAGGTCGATAAAGACGTGAGTTACTTTGACTTATTGGTGAAACCTGCCCAGACACAATCGGTGACTGTTCGGATTAACAATGGTGATACGAAGGCGCATGAGTACGACGTCCATACTTATTTAGCGGCGACTTCGGATGATGGCCACGTGATTTATAATGATACTGGGAAGCATCCAGATCAGTCTTTACAATACAATTTAGTGCGAGCCACGACCCCAGTGAAAACTCTGACGGTTGCGGCAAATAAGTCGGTATTAGTTAATTTAAAAATAAAGGTTCCCGCTAAAAAGTTTCCAGGGGTCGCTTTGGGTGCGATCGCGGTGGTTCAACATGTTACCACTGATAAGCATAAAAAAGTAGTAAGTGTTCAAAATCAATTTGGCTATACAATAGGGTTACAACTTCGTGAAACGGCAAAGTTAACGGTCAAACCAAAGTTGAATTTATTAGCCGCGGGGGCAAAACAAGTTGATTATCGCAACTACATTACGGCCAAGCTGCAGAACTCGCGGGCAGTGATGGTCCATGACCTAAAAGTAACCGGTTACGTGACTAAAGTTGGTCAATCTAAGCAATTATTGAAAACAACCAAAAGTAAATTAGCCATGGCGCCAAATAGTCATTTTAATTATAACTTGGGTGATGGGACGAAACAGTTGGCGGCCGGTAACTATGTGATGCATATTAAGGCTAATTCGGAAAAAGGTAAATACCATTGGACGTTGAGCAGACCATTTACCATTACTAGAAAAACAGCCAATAAGCTGAATCAGACATCCGCGTATAAACCAGAAAAGACAACTAATTGGACACTTGTTGCCATTTTAGCTGGGGTCATCATTATTTTGATTGGTTTATTGATCTGGGTTCTGATGAAGAATCGTCGGCGTAATTCTTAA
- a CDS encoding YbhB/YbcL family Raf kinase inhibitor-like protein produces the protein MKVSIPTENGALAAQYSKQATADQQYKGHPIISFPVQIADVPTGTQSLAFVFYDDDAIPVGGFTWIHWIAANLPADTTAIPANASQTGVIPMIQGNNSTAGGYTGETDLKVTQHYVGPYPPDQDHDYTFKLYALDTQLPLSAGYWLNNFYKASAGHILATAQTVVVGKK, from the coding sequence ATGAAAGTTTCCATTCCAACTGAAAACGGTGCGCTCGCAGCACAATATTCCAAGCAAGCCACCGCAGACCAACAATACAAGGGACACCCAATCATTTCATTTCCAGTGCAAATTGCCGATGTTCCCACTGGCACCCAATCCTTAGCCTTCGTTTTTTACGATGACGATGCGATTCCGGTCGGTGGCTTTACTTGGATTCATTGGATTGCCGCAAATTTACCGGCTGACACGACGGCCATTCCAGCCAATGCCAGTCAAACCGGTGTCATTCCAATGATTCAAGGAAACAACTCGACTGCTGGCGGTTATACCGGCGAAACAGATCTGAAAGTGACGCAACATTACGTGGGGCCATATCCACCAGATCAAGATCATGATTATACCTTTAAACTTTACGCTTTAGATACGCAATTACCACTATCGGCTGGCTACTGGTTAAACAACTTTTACAAAGCCAGTGCCGGTCACATCCTCGCCACCGCCCAAACTGTGGTCGTGGGTAAAAAGTGA
- a CDS encoding DUF2075 domain-containing protein produces MTTELSAATFKLADQAALSPAQQQLEQTLLTFIREHRTQPKTGLFVIHGDAGTGKSAVLAAAFSRLQALSRSQTPNDLQGTHNYLVVNHNEMLKIYKRLAGDEPDLRKKDFQKPTPLINRLAKTTEPADVVFIDEAHLLLTQPDRYNKFTGHNQLAEIIKHSRVVVLVFDTHQVLKLKSYWQASDLQPFLAQYPHQTFNLDEQFRVTGNAQVVNWIDQFTQGRLLPKPHDPKFDFRIFADGQPMYDLIRQRDQQVQLSRMIATADFPYVVNHGTWYVTAGQLKLPWDKVNLTDDPWALRPETLDEVGSIYTIQGFDLNYAGVILGPSVGYDAATDTIVVHPERYEDQEAFKKRDDLGQLDPLKSQLIFNSINVLMKRGRYGLYLYAVDPALRQRLLAL; encoded by the coding sequence ATGACAACTGAACTCAGTGCGGCGACCTTCAAACTAGCAGATCAAGCTGCTTTGTCACCTGCACAACAACAATTGGAACAAACTTTACTAACCTTTATTCGCGAGCACCGCACCCAGCCGAAAACGGGGCTTTTTGTCATTCACGGCGATGCCGGCACTGGTAAAAGTGCCGTTTTAGCGGCGGCCTTCAGTCGACTGCAAGCGTTGAGTCGGAGTCAAACACCCAACGACTTGCAAGGAACCCATAACTATCTCGTTGTTAACCATAACGAAATGCTAAAGATTTATAAGCGACTGGCCGGTGACGAACCAGACTTGCGCAAAAAAGACTTTCAAAAGCCCACACCACTTATCAATCGGCTGGCTAAAACGACCGAACCAGCTGACGTCGTCTTTATTGATGAGGCGCACTTACTCCTGACCCAGCCGGATCGCTATAATAAATTCACGGGTCATAATCAACTGGCCGAGATTATCAAGCATAGTCGTGTCGTGGTGTTAGTCTTTGATACCCATCAAGTGTTAAAACTGAAAAGCTACTGGCAAGCGAGTGACTTACAGCCATTTTTAGCCCAATACCCGCATCAAACGTTTAACTTAGATGAACAATTTCGCGTCACGGGGAATGCTCAGGTCGTCAATTGGATCGATCAGTTTACCCAAGGCCGACTGTTGCCCAAACCACATGACCCCAAATTCGACTTTCGAATTTTTGCCGATGGTCAACCCATGTATGATCTTATCCGCCAACGTGATCAGCAAGTCCAGCTGTCGCGCATGATTGCCACCGCTGATTTCCCGTACGTGGTCAATCATGGCACTTGGTACGTGACGGCTGGTCAACTTAAATTACCGTGGGATAAAGTGAATTTGACGGATGATCCTTGGGCACTGCGACCAGAGACCTTGGATGAAGTGGGATCAATCTACACCATTCAAGGCTTTGATCTGAACTATGCCGGCGTCATTCTTGGGCCATCCGTTGGTTATGATGCCGCCACCGACACCATCGTCGTTCACCCTGAGCGTTACGAAGATCAGGAAGCTTTCAAAAAACGCGATGATCTCGGTCAGTTGGACCCGTTGAAGTCACAACTTATCTTCAATTCGATCAACGTCCTCATGAAGCGTGGCCGCTATGGGCTTTATTTATATGCGGTCGACCCCGCACTACGTCAACGGTTATTAGCGTTATAA
- a CDS encoding RrF2 family transcriptional regulator, with the protein MKLDFSVAVHSLLYLDAHRPNKVSSRELALSLHLNPVMIRNILSVLHKQGYLIGTVGKNGGYQLEKDLAEMNLGDLYDLTIPPTISYARFITGHSETDDEAEQSPIAANISETLTDLFTVADRQYRAYYHQFTMADLQQDIQHHGYFLNKERGL; encoded by the coding sequence ATGAAACTTGATTTTTCAGTGGCGGTGCACAGTTTATTATATTTGGATGCGCATCGGCCTAATAAGGTATCCAGCCGGGAACTGGCGCTATCGTTACATTTAAACCCCGTGATGATTCGTAATATTTTATCGGTTTTACATAAGCAAGGGTATTTGATTGGGACCGTCGGCAAGAATGGCGGTTACCAACTTGAAAAAGACTTAGCTGAAATGAACCTAGGCGATCTGTACGATCTGACGATTCCGCCAACGATTAGCTACGCGCGCTTCATTACCGGTCATTCAGAGACGGATGATGAAGCGGAGCAGTCCCCAATTGCCGCCAATATTAGTGAGACGTTAACGGATTTATTTACCGTCGCCGATCGTCAATATCGGGCGTACTACCATCAATTTACGATGGCTGATTTGCAACAGGATATTCAACATCATGGCTACTTTTTGAACAAAGAACGTGGTTTATAA
- a CDS encoding acetyl-CoA carboxylase biotin carboxyl carrier protein, with product MDLKQVYQLMDKFEQSNLTNFEYRDQDFEIQMGKKGHGKPVVTTQPTPMPNVPAASAAPVAPTPEPVSTPAVSAAAPTPVSTPALAPTEVTIDPADCITAPVVGIFYQAHSSEEAPYVSVGDQVSVGQQVGLIQAMQMMRPVVAKQAGQVKALLVKNGDEVNFGQPLIQLVPDEPSEI from the coding sequence ATGGATTTAAAGCAAGTTTATCAATTAATGGATAAGTTTGAACAGAGTAATTTAACCAATTTTGAATATCGTGATCAAGACTTTGAAATTCAAATGGGTAAAAAAGGTCATGGCAAACCAGTTGTGACGACTCAGCCAACACCTATGCCGAATGTTCCCGCAGCCAGTGCGGCACCAGTCGCGCCAACGCCCGAACCAGTGAGTACCCCGGCTGTTTCGGCAGCGGCGCCAACACCGGTTAGCACACCAGCTCTAGCACCAACCGAAGTAACCATTGATCCAGCGGACTGCATTACGGCGCCCGTGGTTGGGATCTTCTATCAGGCCCATTCATCAGAAGAAGCACCATACGTCAGCGTTGGTGATCAAGTGAGCGTGGGTCAACAAGTTGGGCTGATCCAAGCGATGCAAATGATGCGGCCGGTAGTTGCGAAGCAAGCTGGGCAAGTTAAAGCCTTACTCGTCAAGAATGGTGATGAAGTTAATTTTGGGCAACCATTGATTCAATTAGTTCCTGATGAGCCCAGTGAGATCTAA
- a CDS encoding SDR family oxidoreductase — protein sequence MKKQLVVVTGGSGFIAVHIILQLLQQGYAVRTTVRSLKKVALIHQMLTTGGVSDFTDLEVVSADLTSNQNWDQVMQGATYVMQVASPTPTLNFKNEDEMIRPAVDGVLRVLKAARNANVKRVVLTSAYGAIFAGHPNRTTPYTEADWSDLSAKNIHPYQKSKTLSEQAAWEFIQKDGRGLELASVNPVGVMGPVLANDYSHSNIQIEDLLTGKIKSVPKVDSGYVDVRDVASLHLLAMTQPQAKGERFLATTGETLSMLDVAAILRAHFPAFANQLPTKELPNIAVKVAAMTKPYLKMVAGLVGTYAETSNHKAVTELDWHPRSAATAIIATAQSMIDLGIVTAPKRQ from the coding sequence ATGAAAAAACAATTAGTTGTCGTTACTGGTGGTAGTGGTTTTATTGCGGTCCATATCATTTTACAATTGCTACAACAAGGTTACGCGGTCCGCACCACTGTCCGTTCACTAAAGAAAGTGGCTTTAATCCACCAAATGTTAACAACCGGCGGGGTTTCTGATTTCACCGACTTAGAAGTCGTTTCCGCCGACCTCACCTCCAATCAGAATTGGGATCAGGTTATGCAAGGTGCCACCTACGTGATGCAAGTCGCTTCACCGACGCCCACGCTGAACTTCAAAAATGAAGACGAGATGATTCGTCCAGCTGTTGATGGTGTTTTACGGGTCTTAAAAGCGGCCCGCAACGCGAACGTTAAACGGGTCGTCTTAACCTCTGCTTACGGTGCCATCTTTGCAGGTCACCCCAATCGAACCACACCATACACAGAAGCGGATTGGTCTGACCTATCAGCCAAAAATATTCATCCGTATCAAAAATCCAAAACACTGTCGGAACAAGCGGCATGGGAATTCATCCAAAAAGACGGCCGTGGGTTAGAGTTAGCCAGCGTTAATCCCGTTGGTGTGATGGGACCCGTTTTAGCCAACGATTATTCCCACTCTAACATTCAAATCGAAGACTTGCTGACCGGAAAAATCAAATCCGTTCCCAAAGTTGACTCGGGTTACGTTGATGTCCGCGACGTAGCTAGTTTGCACCTCTTAGCAATGACTCAACCACAAGCCAAAGGTGAACGTTTCTTAGCAACCACGGGAGAGACTTTATCTATGTTGGACGTCGCAGCTATTTTACGCGCCCACTTTCCCGCGTTTGCCAATCAGTTGCCAACCAAAGAATTACCTAACATTGCCGTTAAGGTAGCCGCGATGACTAAGCCCTACTTAAAAATGGTAGCGGGACTAGTGGGGACTTATGCCGAAACCAGTAACCATAAAGCCGTTACCGAATTAGATTGGCACCCCCGCTCCGCTGCCACAGCCATTATCGCAACGGCGCAGTCGATGATTGATTTAGGAATCGTCACTGCTCCTAAAAGGCAATAA
- a CDS encoding TetR/AcrR family transcriptional regulator: protein MAATNHAQSIKQDSRDYLTTALLQLLETKDLNVITVTQVVKRAGVSRMAFYRNFETLDDVLVGYFRPAIASRFNDVLTGVAHDDKLTAMDQFFVNFAATMRLAVDRGFEHIIRQIFNENMVAFYRQNMHWQGISQTQQRYWTQFMSAGVYAIWREWLLGGQQETLNEVHDLIATFQHATMAALMTVSKERKYGDG, encoded by the coding sequence ATGGCAGCGACAAATCACGCACAGTCAATCAAGCAGGATTCAAGAGATTATTTAACGACGGCACTGTTACAACTATTGGAAACAAAAGATTTAAATGTGATTACCGTCACACAAGTTGTAAAGCGTGCCGGGGTCAGTCGGATGGCGTTTTATCGGAACTTTGAAACCCTCGACGACGTGTTAGTAGGATACTTTCGACCGGCGATTGCGAGTCGGTTTAACGACGTCTTGACTGGAGTCGCACACGACGATAAGCTGACGGCAATGGATCAGTTCTTTGTAAACTTTGCGGCGACAATGCGTTTGGCAGTGGACCGAGGTTTTGAACACATTATCCGTCAGATTTTTAACGAAAATATGGTAGCGTTTTACCGTCAAAATATGCATTGGCAGGGGATTAGTCAGACACAGCAACGTTACTGGACTCAATTTATGAGCGCCGGAGTGTATGCAATTTGGCGGGAGTGGTTATTGGGTGGCCAGCAGGAAACGTTGAACGAAGTGCACGACTTAATTGCTACTTTTCAGCATGCGACCATGGCGGCGTTGATGACAGTATCAAAAGAGCGCAAATATGGAGATGGCTAA